Proteins encoded by one window of Moorella humiferrea:
- the hisG gene encoding ATP phosphoribosyltransferase yields the protein MVNTMLTLALPKGKLGDDALQLLAKAGFPVEGMAAESRQLVFSFPAEGMRYIICRPTDVPTYVEHGAADLGIVGKDTLAEAGADVFELVDLGFGYCRFVVAAPRYRWEEAGRSLETLLAGSRRVATKFPRVAAAFFQEKGLPVEIIKLHGNIELAPLVGLADLIVDIVSTGRTLKENDLVEVAAIFPSTARLIANRVSYRINYQRLRPVIEALKAAAQGGAGIAICT from the coding sequence ATGGTCAACACCATGCTGACGCTGGCCCTGCCCAAAGGCAAGCTCGGCGATGATGCCCTGCAATTGTTGGCCAAGGCAGGGTTTCCCGTAGAAGGTATGGCCGCCGAATCGAGGCAGCTCGTTTTTTCTTTCCCGGCGGAAGGGATGCGCTATATAATCTGCCGGCCTACGGATGTGCCCACCTATGTGGAACACGGGGCCGCCGACCTGGGGATTGTCGGCAAGGATACCCTGGCGGAGGCCGGGGCCGATGTCTTTGAGCTGGTGGACCTGGGGTTCGGCTACTGCCGTTTTGTGGTAGCGGCGCCCCGGTACCGCTGGGAGGAAGCCGGCCGCTCCTTAGAAACCTTACTGGCCGGCAGCCGCCGCGTGGCCACCAAATTCCCCAGGGTGGCGGCCGCCTTTTTTCAGGAAAAGGGGCTTCCGGTAGAAATAATCAAGCTGCACGGCAATATCGAGCTGGCGCCCTTGGTGGGACTGGCCGACCTGATTGTGGATATCGTATCCACCGGCCGGACGCTAAAGGAAAATGATTTGGTGGAAGTTGCTGCCATCTTTCCCTCCACCGCCCGCTTGATTGCCAACCGCGTCAGTTACCGGATCAATTACCAGCGTTTGCGGCCGGTAATTGAAGCCTTAAAGGCGGCCGCACAAGGAGGTGCCGGTATTGCTATCTGTACTTGA
- a CDS encoding spore germination protein → MTGPYRKPLRAALFRRWKQQGRQDKQGQQHGQAFNKKTQKTIYPPLDEYQLTADLKLNLEQLQQIFAKCSDVVRRDFYCGQMVKVALIYIDGMADKKLIEDTLVRTLQQASPELARELVDRSRDLATVMEKIMPMTDVAVVDNMASLVKHVLDGDTVLLLDGYNRVLALSTRSWEHRTVDEPIAESVVRGPRESFIESLRTNTTLIRRRLKTPSLKMETICLGRYTMTNVVITYLEDLADPAVVREVRQRLEGIQIDGILESAYIEELIEDNPSSPFPQIDHTERPDKVVAALLEGRVGILVDNTPFALIVPTIFIQFIQASEDYYERYYLSSFLRIARFVALNIALLLPAAYVAVSTFHQEMLPTNLLIRLASQREGIPFPAVIEALIMELSFELLREAGVRLPRQVGQAVSIVGALVIGEAAVSAGLVSPAMVIVVALTGISSFALPSFAMAITLRLLRFIMLILAGTLGFYGIMLGLLAILVHLNTLRSFGVPYLAPVTPWNFSDFKDALIRTPRWAMNSRPSQIGYRDPVRQGAGLKPTPPASSNPRPGEGKS, encoded by the coding sequence TTGACCGGTCCCTATCGTAAACCTTTACGGGCGGCCCTTTTCCGACGCTGGAAGCAGCAGGGACGGCAAGATAAACAGGGCCAACAACACGGCCAGGCATTTAACAAAAAGACCCAGAAGACGATCTACCCGCCCCTGGATGAATACCAGCTGACTGCCGATCTAAAGCTCAACCTGGAGCAGCTGCAGCAAATCTTTGCCAAGTGCAGCGACGTGGTCCGCCGCGATTTTTATTGCGGTCAGATGGTAAAAGTCGCCTTGATATATATCGACGGCATGGCCGATAAAAAACTCATTGAAGACACCCTAGTGAGGACCCTGCAGCAGGCGTCTCCGGAATTGGCCCGGGAACTGGTGGACAGGAGCCGTGATCTGGCCACAGTTATGGAAAAAATCATGCCCATGACCGATGTGGCTGTGGTTGACAACATGGCTTCCTTAGTTAAACATGTCCTGGACGGGGATACGGTCCTGCTCCTGGATGGGTATAACAGAGTCCTGGCCCTAAGCACCCGCTCCTGGGAACACCGTACTGTTGATGAACCTATTGCCGAGAGCGTGGTCCGGGGCCCGCGGGAAAGCTTCATTGAGAGCTTGCGTACCAATACGACCCTTATCCGCCGGCGTTTAAAGACCCCTTCCCTTAAAATGGAAACTATATGTTTGGGCCGCTACACTATGACCAATGTGGTCATTACTTATCTTGAAGACCTGGCTGATCCGGCGGTAGTGCGGGAGGTGCGCCAGCGGCTGGAGGGGATTCAAATTGATGGTATTTTGGAAAGTGCTTATATTGAAGAACTTATCGAAGATAATCCCTCTTCCCCCTTTCCCCAGATCGATCATACGGAACGGCCGGACAAGGTGGTGGCCGCCCTACTGGAGGGCCGTGTAGGGATACTTGTGGATAATACTCCCTTTGCCCTCATCGTACCGACCATTTTTATCCAATTTATCCAGGCCAGTGAAGACTACTATGAGCGCTATTACCTCTCCAGTTTTTTAAGGATAGCCCGGTTTGTCGCCTTAAACATCGCCCTGCTCCTGCCGGCGGCCTATGTTGCCGTCAGCACCTTTCATCAGGAAATGTTGCCCACCAATTTGCTTATCAGACTGGCCTCTCAGCGGGAAGGCATACCTTTCCCGGCTGTAATAGAAGCGTTGATCATGGAACTAAGTTTTGAACTCCTGCGGGAAGCCGGGGTACGCCTGCCGCGCCAGGTTGGCCAGGCGGTGAGCATTGTCGGGGCCCTGGTAATTGGGGAAGCTGCGGTAAGCGCCGGCCTGGTTTCCCCGGCCATGGTCATTGTCGTGGCCCTGACGGGGATCAGCTCTTTTGCCCTACCTTCCTTCGCCATGGCCATCACCCTACGCCTCCTGCGTTTTATCATGCTCATACTGGCCGGCACCTTGGGCTTTTACGGCATTATGCTGGGGCTGCTGGCCATCCTGGTGCACCTGAACACCCTGCGTTCCTTCGGAGTGCCTTACCTGGCTCCTGTCACCCCATGGAATTTCAGCGATTTTAAAGACGCCCTGATCCGGACACCACGCTGGGCCATGAACTCCCGGCCCAGCCAGATCGGTTATCGCGATCCGGTGCGTCAAGGAGCCGGCTTGAAGCCCACACCGCCGGCTAGTTCCAATCCACGGCCGGGGGAGGGTAAATCTTAG
- a CDS encoding YerC/YecD family TrpR-related protein: MSRDKLQDPMVDELFRAILALENLDECYRFFEDLCTTAEIKAMAQRLAVARYLRQGVTYSAIAAATGASTATISRVKRFLNYGADGYNLILDRLDKKE; this comes from the coding sequence ATGAGCCGGGACAAATTGCAAGATCCCATGGTTGATGAACTCTTCCGCGCCATTTTAGCCCTTGAGAACCTAGATGAATGTTACCGCTTTTTTGAAGACCTGTGCACTACCGCTGAAATCAAGGCTATGGCCCAGCGGCTGGCCGTAGCCCGCTATTTACGCCAGGGGGTTACCTATTCGGCCATTGCCGCCGCCACCGGGGCCAGCACGGCTACTATCAGCCGGGTTAAGCGCTTTTTAAACTATGGCGCCGACGGGTACAACCTCATTCTGGATCGCCTAGATAAAAAAGAGTAA
- the hisZ gene encoding ATP phosphoribosyltransferase regulatory subunit, protein MTGNRNLQVPAGVRDLLPPEAAALRELEEELVAFFKGWGYREVLTPTFEFVETFQAGSPAGEEGSLYKFIDREGRVLALRPEMTAPIARLVATSLKREAVPLRLCYRAGVFRYEEPRAGRLREFHQAGVELIGVGGEAADAEIIALAVETLLKAGLQEFRIGIGQVAVTKGVLQDLALPPEAVARVKGALAGKDLVGLGRLIDEYNLRGKKKRRLELLATLHGGKEALEEARANFDQGGATAALAGLERVWEALAACGLEKWLFIDLGILRDFDYYTGIVFEGYVPGLGAPVCGGGRYDDLLGRFGYPCPATGFAVGLERLLMARGEIKGNGQDKGYLVAGRDLAAVLRRARELRREGITVIIDGQSEDRRQAAARAAAGGLTLVWVEP, encoded by the coding sequence GTGACCGGCAACCGGAATCTCCAGGTACCTGCGGGTGTGCGGGATCTCCTGCCGCCGGAGGCGGCCGCCCTCAGGGAACTGGAGGAGGAACTGGTGGCCTTTTTTAAGGGTTGGGGTTACCGGGAAGTGTTGACCCCGACTTTTGAATTTGTAGAAACCTTCCAGGCCGGCTCTCCCGCCGGGGAGGAAGGGAGCCTCTACAAATTTATCGACCGCGAGGGACGGGTCCTCGCCCTGCGGCCGGAGATGACGGCCCCTATTGCCCGCTTGGTGGCCACCTCCTTGAAGCGGGAGGCCGTACCCCTCCGCCTGTGTTACCGCGCCGGGGTTTTTCGTTATGAGGAGCCGCGGGCTGGGCGCCTACGGGAATTTCACCAGGCCGGGGTGGAGCTCATTGGCGTCGGCGGTGAAGCGGCCGACGCCGAAATTATCGCCCTGGCGGTAGAAACCTTGTTAAAGGCCGGTTTGCAGGAGTTTCGCATCGGCATCGGCCAGGTGGCCGTCACCAAGGGGGTCCTTCAGGACCTGGCCCTGCCCCCGGAAGCGGTGGCCCGGGTTAAAGGGGCCCTGGCCGGCAAGGATCTGGTGGGCCTGGGGCGCCTTATCGACGAGTACAATCTGCGGGGGAAAAAAAAGCGGCGCTTGGAGCTCCTCGCCACTTTACACGGGGGTAAAGAAGCCCTGGAAGAAGCCCGGGCCAATTTTGACCAGGGCGGGGCAACGGCCGCCCTGGCGGGCCTGGAACGGGTATGGGAGGCCCTGGCGGCCTGTGGCCTGGAAAAGTGGCTCTTCATCGATTTGGGAATACTGCGGGACTTTGACTACTACACGGGCATTGTTTTTGAAGGCTATGTTCCGGGTCTGGGAGCCCCCGTCTGTGGCGGCGGCCGCTATGACGACCTGCTGGGCCGGTTCGGTTATCCCTGCCCGGCCACCGGCTTTGCCGTAGGATTGGAGCGGCTCCTCATGGCCCGGGGCGAAATAAAGGGGAACGGACAGGATAAGGGTTACCTGGTGGCGGGTCGGGACTTGGCGGCGGTTTTGCGGCGGGCGCGGGAATTGCGCCGGGAAGGGATTACGGTTATTATCGACGGCCAGAGCGAAGATCGCCGGCAGGCGGCAGCCCGGGCCGCCGCCGGAGGATTGACCCTGGTTTGGGTGGAACCGTAA
- the purD gene encoding phosphoribosylamine--glycine ligase, with protein sequence MRVLVVGGGGREHALVWKIAQSPHVSEIYCAPGNAGIARLATCVPVAAEDIEGLLAFARRTGIDLTVVGPEAPLVEGIVDAFQAAGLTIFGPSRAAARLEGSKVFAKELMEKANIPTARYVAFTEPAAALAYLEEHSGPVVVKADGLAAGKGVVVAEDTAAAREAVAAMFGGRFGPAGKRVVIEERLEGEEVSVLAITDGERVIPLLPAQDHKRVGEGDTGPNTGGMGAYAPVPFYTPEMAREVEEKILRPTVRAMAAAGCPYRGVLYAGLMLTCEGPKVLEFNCRFGDPETQPLMLLLKSDLVELMLAAVKGELAGVKVDWYPGAAAGVVLAAGGYPGPFAKGDAITGLEAVPPGVEVFHAGTALVDGQVVTSGGRVLCVTARGIDLQDALDSAYKGVKVIHFKGMHYRRDIGYRALQISG encoded by the coding sequence ATGCGCGTTCTGGTTGTCGGCGGCGGCGGCCGCGAGCACGCCCTGGTGTGGAAGATTGCCCAAAGCCCCCATGTTTCTGAAATCTACTGCGCTCCGGGCAATGCCGGGATCGCCAGGTTGGCCACCTGTGTGCCTGTTGCTGCCGAAGACATTGAGGGTCTGCTGGCCTTCGCCCGCCGGACAGGCATCGACCTCACCGTGGTAGGCCCGGAAGCACCCCTGGTGGAAGGCATCGTCGATGCCTTCCAGGCGGCAGGACTTACCATTTTCGGACCTTCGCGGGCGGCGGCCAGGCTGGAGGGCAGCAAGGTATTTGCCAAAGAGTTAATGGAGAAGGCGAATATTCCCACGGCCCGTTACGTCGCCTTTACGGAACCGGCTGCGGCCCTAGCCTACCTGGAAGAACATTCAGGGCCAGTGGTCGTCAAGGCCGACGGGCTAGCGGCCGGTAAGGGAGTGGTGGTGGCGGAAGACACGGCGGCGGCGCGGGAAGCCGTAGCGGCCATGTTTGGCGGCCGTTTCGGCCCGGCCGGGAAAAGGGTAGTCATCGAAGAACGCCTGGAGGGCGAAGAAGTCAGCGTCCTGGCCATCACCGACGGGGAAAGGGTGATACCCCTTCTGCCGGCCCAGGACCACAAACGGGTGGGGGAAGGCGATACCGGACCCAATACCGGCGGTATGGGCGCTTACGCCCCCGTACCCTTTTATACTCCGGAAATGGCCAGGGAGGTTGAAGAAAAGATACTTAGGCCAACAGTCCGGGCTATGGCCGCTGCCGGCTGCCCCTACCGCGGCGTCCTTTATGCCGGACTGATGCTCACCTGCGAGGGGCCTAAAGTTTTGGAATTTAACTGTCGCTTCGGCGATCCGGAAACCCAGCCCCTCATGCTTCTTCTTAAGAGCGATTTGGTGGAATTGATGCTGGCCGCTGTAAAAGGAGAGCTGGCGGGCGTAAAGGTTGACTGGTATCCCGGGGCGGCAGCCGGGGTGGTCCTGGCGGCAGGCGGTTATCCCGGGCCTTTTGCGAAAGGTGACGCCATAACGGGCCTGGAGGCAGTGCCCCCGGGTGTGGAGGTTTTCCACGCCGGTACGGCCCTGGTGGACGGGCAGGTAGTGACTTCCGGCGGCCGGGTGCTTTGCGTCACCGCCCGGGGCATAGATCTGCAGGACGCCCTGGACAGTGCCTATAAAGGTGTAAAGGTAATACATTTTAAAGGAATGCATTACCGCCGCGATATCGGCTATCGTGCCCTGCAAATATCTGGGTAA
- a CDS encoding Ger(x)C family spore germination protein, with translation MTSLLRRALLYFFLVLVSFFLTGCWSRHEIEELAIIAAVALDAAPGDQVRLSVYVIIPRTVAGGPSMGGGGGGEPARAGEVFSATGSDFLQAARRLEEMVPRRLLWSQNRVLILGEELARRGLSYLDFFTRERQMRLTTPVLITQGEGRKVLELPPGVELTTGAILTGIQRNRTTFKIELKDLLAMWEAPGDNPVLPQVVMTPTPELESQEVKSGGDTGGKDGGQKGEEEKKPPEAVAIKGAGAFRDDRLAGWLDEKETKGLMWLRGEVQEGVITVKLPDRGGDKGTGQASVIFHRAGTQVKPLVEGNRLTFNIEIGGQCELAEALINLDPDRPEDLLAIQEAVNRAVEERALAAIRKAQQEFQADIFGFGETLHRSNVRYWRQVQDHWNEEFSRAQIQVKINLHLSRLGMTNKTSGKSREVGGKGASQGSTR, from the coding sequence ATGACTTCCTTGCTGCGCCGGGCCCTTCTCTACTTTTTCCTTGTTCTGGTATCGTTTTTCCTGACCGGCTGCTGGAGCCGTCATGAGATTGAAGAGCTGGCAATTATAGCCGCGGTAGCCTTGGATGCCGCTCCCGGGGATCAGGTGCGGTTGAGCGTTTATGTCATTATTCCCCGGACCGTAGCCGGCGGTCCGTCCATGGGAGGCGGTGGCGGTGGCGAGCCGGCCAGGGCCGGAGAAGTGTTTTCCGCGACAGGTAGTGATTTCCTCCAGGCGGCCCGGCGGCTGGAGGAAATGGTACCGCGGCGCCTGCTCTGGTCCCAGAACCGGGTGTTGATTTTGGGGGAAGAATTAGCCCGGCGTGGGTTATCTTACCTTGATTTTTTTACAAGAGAGCGCCAGATGCGCCTGACGACACCGGTATTGATTACCCAGGGCGAAGGGCGCAAAGTGCTGGAACTGCCGCCGGGAGTGGAATTAACGACTGGGGCGATTTTAACCGGTATCCAGCGCAATCGGACCACCTTTAAGATAGAATTGAAAGATCTCCTGGCCATGTGGGAAGCGCCGGGGGACAATCCCGTATTGCCGCAGGTGGTTATGACGCCGACGCCGGAACTGGAGAGCCAGGAGGTAAAAAGCGGCGGCGATACCGGGGGCAAAGATGGCGGCCAGAAGGGAGAAGAGGAAAAGAAACCGCCCGAGGCCGTTGCCATTAAAGGGGCTGGGGCTTTCCGCGACGATCGCCTGGCCGGCTGGCTCGATGAAAAGGAGACCAAAGGCCTTATGTGGCTGCGGGGTGAAGTGCAGGAGGGGGTAATTACAGTAAAGTTGCCGGACCGCGGCGGGGATAAGGGTACAGGTCAGGCTTCAGTTATCTTTCATCGTGCTGGTACGCAGGTTAAACCCCTGGTGGAAGGCAACCGGTTAACTTTTAATATAGAAATCGGGGGCCAATGCGAGCTGGCAGAGGCCTTAATAAATCTGGACCCTGACCGGCCCGAAGATTTGCTGGCCATCCAGGAGGCCGTCAACAGGGCCGTGGAAGAGCGCGCCCTGGCTGCCATACGCAAGGCCCAGCAGGAATTCCAGGCGGACATTTTCGGTTTCGGCGAGACCCTGCACCGCAGCAATGTACGCTACTGGCGTCAGGTCCAGGATCACTGGAATGAAGAATTCAGCCGGGCCCAAATACAGGTCAAAATCAACCTACACTTGAGTCGGCTGGGCATGACCAACAAGACGTCGGGTAAAAGCCGGGAAGTAGGCGGCAAGGGCGCTTCCCAGGGTAGTACCAGGTAG
- the hisD gene encoding histidinol dehydrogenase, translating to MRRRWAGRLLAQADAAARVREIVAAVRDEGQAAVARYTRAFDGVDLQGAGFRVTDREIEAAYKAVTPELLEAVRRARDNIAAYHRREVRGSWMEADDDGTILGQICRPLKRVGLYVPGGTAAYPSSVLMTAVPAQVAGVADIALATPPRRDGTLPPLLLVAAAEAGVREIYKMGGAQAVAALAYGTEAVLPVEKIAGPGNIYVTLAKKEVYGVVDIDMLAGPSEIVVVADASARPDWVAADLLSQAEHDALAGAVLITPEEALARAVVEEVARQLETLPRREIAARSLENYGAAVVVPHLKAAVELANALAPEHLELYVADPWAWLGRVENAGAIFLGPYSSEPLGDYWAGPSHVLPTAGTARFYSPLSVATFMKRSSLIAASPASLQAAGRFIQALARAEGLEAHARAIGLRLEEGVKDEPRSLD from the coding sequence GTGCGGCGCCGCTGGGCCGGCCGGCTTCTGGCCCAGGCCGATGCGGCCGCGCGGGTACGGGAGATCGTCGCCGCGGTCAGGGATGAAGGCCAAGCCGCCGTAGCGCGTTACACCCGCGCGTTCGATGGAGTGGATTTACAAGGGGCCGGCTTCCGGGTCACGGACCGGGAGATAGAGGCGGCTTATAAGGCCGTAACCCCGGAACTCCTGGAGGCCGTGCGCCGGGCCCGGGACAATATCGCCGCCTACCACCGCCGTGAGGTGCGGGGTTCCTGGATGGAGGCGGACGACGACGGCACCATCCTGGGCCAGATCTGCCGCCCTTTAAAGCGGGTGGGCCTTTACGTCCCCGGCGGTACGGCCGCATACCCTTCGTCGGTTTTAATGACCGCCGTGCCGGCGCAGGTAGCCGGGGTTGCGGATATAGCCCTGGCGACGCCGCCGCGGCGGGACGGTACCCTGCCGCCTCTCCTCCTGGTGGCGGCCGCCGAAGCCGGGGTGCGGGAGATCTATAAAATGGGCGGGGCCCAGGCCGTAGCCGCCCTGGCCTACGGGACGGAAGCAGTACTGCCGGTGGAAAAAATCGCCGGGCCGGGCAATATTTATGTCACCCTGGCGAAAAAGGAGGTCTACGGCGTTGTCGATATCGACATGCTGGCAGGCCCCAGCGAAATTGTGGTCGTTGCCGACGCCTCCGCCCGGCCGGACTGGGTGGCAGCCGACCTCCTTTCCCAGGCGGAACACGATGCCCTGGCCGGCGCGGTCCTGATTACGCCGGAAGAAGCCCTGGCCCGGGCGGTGGTGGAGGAAGTCGCCCGCCAACTGGAAACCCTGCCCCGGCGGGAGATAGCCGCCCGCTCCCTGGAAAACTACGGGGCGGCCGTGGTAGTACCCCATCTGAAGGCCGCCGTGGAGCTGGCCAACGCCCTGGCTCCGGAACACCTGGAATTATATGTGGCCGACCCCTGGGCCTGGCTGGGCCGGGTGGAAAATGCCGGGGCCATATTCCTGGGACCGTACAGCTCCGAACCCCTGGGCGACTACTGGGCCGGACCCAGCCATGTTTTGCCGACCGCCGGCACGGCCCGGTTTTACTCGCCTTTAAGCGTAGCCACTTTTATGAAAAGAAGCAGCCTCATCGCCGCCAGCCCAGCCTCCTTGCAGGCGGCAGGCAGGTTTATCCAAGCGCTAGCCCGAGCTGAAGGCCTGGAGGCCCATGCCCGGGCCATTGGGCTGCGGCTGGAGGAAGGGGTTAAAGATGAACCGCGAAGCCTTGATTGA
- the hisB gene encoding imidazoleglycerol-phosphate dehydratase HisB, which produces MNREALIERRTAETCIRVKLDLDGSGKWQGSSGIPFFDHLLAQLARHGLLDLEIQAEGDLEVDNHHTIEDIGICLGQAVKQALGDKAGINRYGHTLIPMDEALVQVVLDLSGRPYLAYNLDLAPGRIGSLETELLEEFLRAFVNHGALTLHVQKLAGRNGHHIAEALFKALGRAIREAASRDPRVEGIPSTKGNLV; this is translated from the coding sequence ATGAACCGCGAAGCCTTGATTGAACGCCGGACCGCAGAAACCTGCATTCGCGTTAAGCTCGACCTGGACGGCAGCGGCAAATGGCAGGGGAGCAGCGGTATTCCTTTTTTTGATCATCTACTGGCCCAGCTGGCCCGCCACGGTCTCCTGGACCTGGAAATCCAAGCCGAAGGGGACCTGGAAGTTGACAACCATCACACTATAGAAGATATTGGGATCTGCCTGGGACAAGCCGTTAAACAAGCCCTGGGGGACAAGGCCGGTATTAACCGTTACGGCCATACCCTGATCCCCATGGATGAGGCCCTGGTTCAGGTAGTGCTGGATTTAAGCGGCCGGCCCTACCTTGCTTATAACCTGGACCTGGCTCCAGGCCGGATTGGTAGCCTGGAGACGGAGCTCCTGGAGGAATTCCTGCGGGCCTTTGTCAACCACGGCGCCCTGACCCTGCACGTGCAGAAACTGGCCGGGCGCAACGGCCATCATATTGCCGAGGCCCTCTTCAAAGCCCTGGGCCGGGCCATCAGGGAGGCCGCCAGCCGCGATCCCCGGGTAGAGGGAATTCCGTCTACCAAGGGAAACTTGGTTTGA
- a CDS encoding GerAB/ArcD/ProY family transporter — protein MREEGYISPRQAAVLLWFAVLPTAILFLPSLLALRARHDAWLAVIGATLAAAVVALIVYLLALRFPHYTLFQYCELILGPVAGKMVAMVFVLAFFLLDAVVIREFSEFMVTAVMPETPALFFSITIVAVAVYAARNGLEVLARCTDFILPLMVTFIAIVLLFAMPEMMPRNLLPILENGFRPVLGGILVAWSFLGQVVILAAYGAFVNPPRALKASLTSGLLGIAFFLTLVTMGTIFVFGCCEAARQTFAAYALARVVSLGQFFERIEVLFLAIWVGGVFIKITLNLYVVALGLATVTGLKEYRALVASLGALSVAVSHLLYRNVAEIRHDLLMVEPGWTLAWQLLLPLFLLFAAWVRGKRRTGT, from the coding sequence ATGCGGGAAGAAGGATATATTAGCCCTCGCCAGGCGGCGGTCCTGCTCTGGTTTGCTGTCCTTCCTACGGCCATCCTTTTTCTGCCGTCCCTGCTGGCCCTGCGGGCGCGCCATGATGCCTGGCTAGCCGTCATAGGAGCCACCCTGGCGGCCGCTGTCGTGGCCCTGATTGTCTACCTGCTGGCCCTGCGTTTTCCCCATTATACCCTTTTCCAGTACTGCGAGCTGATTTTGGGCCCTGTGGCGGGTAAAATGGTGGCCATGGTTTTTGTCCTGGCCTTTTTCCTCCTGGATGCGGTGGTCATCCGGGAGTTCAGCGAGTTCATGGTCACGGCGGTCATGCCGGAAACGCCGGCTTTGTTTTTCAGTATAACTATCGTGGCCGTAGCCGTTTATGCCGCCCGCAACGGCCTGGAAGTCCTTGCCCGGTGCACGGATTTTATCCTGCCTCTGATGGTGACTTTCATTGCCATCGTCCTGCTCTTTGCTATGCCGGAAATGATGCCCCGCAACCTCCTTCCCATCCTGGAAAACGGCTTCCGGCCGGTTCTGGGGGGAATCCTGGTGGCCTGGAGTTTCCTGGGCCAGGTAGTTATCCTGGCCGCCTATGGTGCCTTCGTTAATCCCCCCCGGGCCCTGAAGGCGAGCCTCACCAGCGGGCTGCTGGGGATAGCCTTTTTTCTCACCCTGGTGACCATGGGCACCATTTTCGTATTCGGCTGCTGCGAAGCCGCTCGCCAGACCTTTGCCGCTTATGCTCTGGCACGGGTGGTTTCCCTGGGGCAGTTTTTTGAACGCATTGAAGTCCTGTTCCTGGCCATATGGGTAGGAGGAGTATTTATTAAAATAACCCTTAACCTTTATGTAGTGGCCCTGGGCCTGGCCACCGTCACCGGACTTAAAGAATACCGGGCCCTGGTGGCTTCCCTGGGAGCGTTAAGTGTAGCCGTCTCGCATCTTCTTTACCGGAATGTCGCCGAGATCCGCCATGACCTGCTAATGGTAGAACCGGGATGGACCTTGGCGTGGCAGCTCCTTTTACCGCTCTTTTTGCTGTTCGCGGCCTGGGTGCGCGGCAAAAGGAGGACGGGAACATGA